From the genome of Nicotiana tabacum cultivar K326 chromosome 2, ASM71507v2, whole genome shotgun sequence:
gtatgtttgtattaccattaaatttaaatttatttttatctcattgattagccATAAATatctttatgttattttttttattaaggcttcatcctcgCCCGTCACGGAGGCCACTTTGTGTGATACTGACCTGGCTGCAATggatgattatattcaggagcccgacgagaccatggtaagacaatttaaatttttgtgacttaacacgtacattactaatatatatttcatatactaaaatatcttattattctgtaggttaTTGCTGGACCGACGACCCCTTCTACCGAGCCTGCCAGCCCTACTGACGATCATGCTGCAACGCATTCTCCGATAAAGAGGCGatgtgatgaggatgatcctgatagcgtaatCGGGCGGGAtaggatgcgcctcaggccaacggCTGCATTAAAGCATACAGGATGTGGGACAcattaattatttttgtattttacacATTCGGTAAACAATAGCAACAATTTTTATTGTTTACATTATATGTGCATTATATTTTTACTTCTCCGGTTCTTcgttattttaatactacaacacaaatacaaacatagcaacttaacataatttaaattccatacaactaatgaaaatacatgacatggaaaacataaagataaaatactacaTTCAACACATACATGTATTTGTTTGCCATCAGACCAACACGCCTTCAAAATCGCACGTTTGCCACAATAACACCTTGGTTGGTCATTGCGTCAAGACATTTGttaatgcaagaaaaatgaaaaatttatgaAAAGTTTTGCTATTTGTTTTTGTTAAGCGTAGATAATAAATAGAATGCGctagttatttataggcaagacaacccgcataacgtagtatttcaccgcgctatgcttcgcgtgttaaagattctttcagGTACAAAACAACTTTTCCAGAAGATAGCATTTGCAGGCGAGCAACTTTTCAGGTCGACAaaacaacacacataacgtagttggacaccgcgctatgcttcgtgtgttaaagattctttcgggtacaatacAGCTTTTTCAGAAGATAGGTTTTGCAGGAGAGCAGCTTTTTCAGGTTGATAAgacaattgatttttttttaaaaatgggtttatgttagattgttgtactgaagtattaatgttaaatatcaataagatttaacaacaatggaaacataattttatttcatacattctACAAGATAAACAAGTACATACATTTATTACAACCATATTACGGAAATAAAACActacgtgtatccttgatagttgagCACATTAGATGAACTTCCACCAGGAGCTAGATTACCACCACCACCAAAACcaactgaaggacatttacgacagtcgtgtcctgtttgcgagcatatgccacatttgtgcacataaacggtatcaccaatatccatttggttccgtatacgcgttcttttTTGCACCTGTCGTTGACGTacatagtccttgttacacaccattttaaatggtttcggcggccaataatgctcagcagccactggctgcaactgcccactataggtgtttaagtatgcagcaacactatattTTTTATCAACGTAGTTGTTTGCCcctaaacctgtatgttgaaagcacttgatgGCATGCGAGTACGGCATGTGGTAGATAAACCATTTCCCATAAGAGCATAACCTTCTGGCTTCATTTACAGTGTGTGTATTATTCCCCCGGTTGTGATGGATAGCGGtacgaacttcaaaaatatttcgctcgttgcaatactacaaaaatgaatgccaatgtgctcgcttcctatatttctcaaatctattcattggtattggcataaattcaacacccctttccatcaatgatGATGCACCTCTaaccctttcaacaaacctctctacCATCTGCTTGAATGACTTCCGCACTATGGCAGTGACAATCAATCCTCGTGCAggcttcaataacccgttgaaagactctgacacatttgtagtcagaattccccatcttctgccaccatccgcatgcaaagtccacttgttaagctcatgtcgcatcaaccaacgataggctcCCTCGTCTTCCTGCCTGATATATTACATGCGCCTCttgaatttacactcttggtgatctgttACAACCAttcacattaaatcatgcaaattcttgttgggatatgccttatagaaattggccttcaggtgcctcacacagtaaatGGTAGTAGGCATACGGTTCCTGCCATACACGCAAATTCTATAcaaaacttaaaataccaccatgccgataAGATATTAGACAAACACCTGAACACTATTTGAtaacgtgctctttcaagtggttcaaaaatagtgtccacgtctcttggctttcattggcacaaatagaaaAAGCTAAGGGAAATATAcctccattagcatctactgcaacgacaatcaacaacttaatatcatattttccatagacatgagtgccgtctatggatattaccggccggcaatgcaaaaaaccatcaattgctggtttaaatgcccagaacacatatttaaatatatgttctggtattcccggactctgctcaagcttccattcaacaacagtcccggagttaaagtgttgcaatgcgaccatgtacctgggtagagatgcaaatgacttatcccagttagcataaacaatttcaaacgcacgtttgtgcccgagaaatgcctttcttttggtaatggtgcacccatattcctggtggacggatgtaatacactctttgatcttgtaccttatgaacgcttcaatgtgtggaatcaagacaagagaaatcaagttaacatccaagttgaagtgattcccactggatgtgtccatttcacaattgtgggtgacaatgtatttacccacatccgacatatttgttttcttcttcttcgcacgcaacatccaattacaacccgtaaaccatctacgacaaacaaccttgtatacatccggaGTTGACTCTCATtccgtcatctcacgacactcttttatgctGTACATTTTTGCCGCCCTGCTTATACGCGTTTTATCAGAAAAAAATATGCCCTTTGACAGCACCGTTAgtctagactcatcccatatTGCTGTCCGAATTTCGTAAGTATCctttgtgagggcatccacatctggCATACTTGAAAAATGATCAAGGTAGAGAATCTctcttgaatgaaacgacacgtgggactcgtacactcttggtctaacggggggtgaaccatgctccctcgtcaaatcaggtccagcattctcttcctcctcctcatcacccTCATCAAGGAAGGATGTGTCATCTCCGgactcatcggcattgttatcataatcactgttctcttcctgactctgtgcatctgctagatcccgattaaatatgtcgtcttTGGGCAATTGAGTCAGAACATGAcgttcaagttgctcgttttcactgcacaaccaacaaaataatgagttactcaaattgataaatactttacatatagctatatcacttcacttacaaatcgtaatgtgttgacatcccatgatggacattatcctgttggtgatgactcccggatggaccaccatgatccaatacaccaaaactacgcatattccaactgggcgttggttcataacttgtaaaattcatatcggGCTGGTACCcactgtggaatatatgagtgttaatacaaattcaatacaacaaaaataaatatcgtaacacaaaggaaaattgaagtttaccactcgtcttgtggatcatgtaaagtaggagagaaattattttctcgctctTTATTCGctcgtggagataagtttagatcaagctaaactctttcagccggaacttgttcggctaaaactgctccaaaataaccacccgatgactgagggatatccctgctttgcgcaacctcattattgcgaacgtcttcaaccttgacgtacatttccaacatttttataaCAAGAAATctggtattcatccggagtcctcaaaaaatctcttAGAGTTTTATcgtcctcgatgttaaactcagcataacaagcaacctcTTGCGGAGTGATATAATACAGATATCtcccggttactttaaggttcaccgaacgttttctcacactcattttttttacataacaacgataccaatgtatcgtactccattgtaagtggcaacttaacataacactgtggagataaactataggtTATTAAGTTATTCTCCACCATAACCTCACCCCTCccaaatataatgaaacccttacttttcgctcttcagacattatgacaaaatgcaaaataacttaacgaaGAAATATTTCAGAAGACTTGAGAATATTTATGAATGGATTTTTAGAAAATTCTTAACCTCCTTAAATAGGGCAAAAACCAGTATGTGAGTGTAATTTATTTTACGTATAATGCCTTAAATAAGGGTGttatacccatttgaattattgttatgttagTTAAACCTAGAagaattattggtgggcccacaaaatATGTATAACGCCTTAATAAACGACGCTATACCTTCCCGCTCTTTTCAAGTTCAcgtataacgcccttttaaagggcgctataccttaacgagcaaaagtccgttaaggtatagcgccctttaaaagggcgttatatatattttggtcacCATCTTTTTTTTTCCACGCATTTCGGttgtttgaataaaaaaaatatcacattttggttccggaatcGCTAATCATACCTTCACACAGTAAagatatactccctccgttcacttttacttggcacgttttgacttttcacgccccttaaaaaataataaataaaatacataatttaccataatacccatattaattgatgcatattttattggatttgagaaaatgatttgaaatgaataataaatattgtgggtataacagaatttttttttatctttctcttgatatgcgtaaagtgacaagtaaaaataaaaatctatttttagtatacatgccaagtaaaagtgaacggagggagtaaaagAATTGAATGATAACTCACTATTAAAAATAATTGAGAATAAACccttttgtcaaatattttaGTTTTGGTTAAATAACAAATACTTCCTccgtttacttttacttgtccactatggACTTTGCACACCTCTTAAGAAagaataaatgaagtgcataatttaccatgatacccatattaattgatgcatatttttaatagatttgagaaaattatttgaaatgagtaattaatattatgagtataacataaaaaaataaattgtctTCTCTTCAtgaaagtgacaagtaaaaatctatttttaaaatagtggACAAGTAAAGGATATAGTACGTGTTTACCTTTCGGGGTGGTCATGTTGGTTGAGTAGGGACTTCTAAAGAGGGGTCTAGTGTTTGAAAATCACTTGCTTACCTTCTTAGTTGAGTCCGTCACAAGAGACTTGCTTAGTGCTGCACTGCATGCACCAGAAGCAGAGGCGGATGTAGCTTGGTGGCTACGGGTttaactgaacccataactttcgacgaggagtaaaaatttgtatgtaaaaattcattaaattacaaaaatagtagatatgaacccataattttaaaaatataatgggttcaatgttaaaaatcttaaaattgaacccataagatttaaatcctggatccgacTCTGCCCGGAAGGTAATGGCCGCAGATTCCTTTGTTAACAAACAAATACATATtcaaaattcaagttttatttGAACAAGCGCAGAAGAAAAGTATTGAGCATCACacttttaaaatataaaactCAAATTCCATATTTCTCTACGTCTTCGTATTAAATTCGAAAGATGTACTTATTTCTTTTAGCTTATTGAATTATTAATCTATGCTTTATTGAGTATTTTGGTTTTCCCAAAATATCGGGAATACTATTAAATATAAAATTGCTTCTTCCCATTGGTCGCCAAACCTTTAAGTCAGTCATAAGTACAATGATTAGCATTAATTATTAAGCGTCCATGTGATGGATCATGTGGTCAACTAACGTACAAGCAACAACTTAAAACTAAGTTCGCGTTTggcatagattcccaaatttgttttgaaaatctgatttgggtgaagtttggtttgaagataaaaatgtgtttggatatcagttttcaaaacatatttttcaaatttattctGGAAAAACATGAagcatgacttatacccacaagttctaaaaactatcacaaatacccaacaataccattatcaataacattcattatattatcgcaaactatagtcctgaacataaataaatttgatacaaaattatcatttttataatgaactacatgatacactatcaggtgaccgagaagacgaagcaacattattacaaaataataaacggtgggctcttttataaaatataaaagtttggggcaattttagaaaaatataataatgatattttggcccaaaatcagctattgagctggttttgggattttgacaaaatataggcaaaatctatggccaaacatgtgttaCCAAATAAAATCCaactttattttggcaaaatctatggccaaacgggtcttaaaaataaagaaaaattatttgatGAGAACAATAATTATGCATTATTTataccttttgtttttacttctaTATTATAGTATAATTTATGAAGGAACAGAGGAAGATATTGGTCATAAGTTATTTCCTAATCAAATTTGAAATATTTATATTGGTTTTACTTTTTAGAATCAGTAGTTACATTAATCTATTTTTCCATTATTAACGAGAAAAAAGAATACGGCTCATTGGATGTGTTGCTATTGGTCATTTAGCTCTTTTTTAAGTGGTTGAATATTAAAACTTTACAAGTCATACACTGCTTTTTAAGAACCAATTGTAAAATGCAAAGTGTGCATTCTTTTAATATGACTATAACAATTATTATTACATCTCAATTTCAAGAAAGTTAGATTAATCATCATTGTCCAtgtcatttcatttatcttgtccAAGCCTAATattataaaaagtatttttctctAATATTAAAAGTTAGTATCTTTCCTACTCACTTATACATAAAACATTTCCCCACAAAAGCTGAATCTAAAGTAAACTTACTAATATATGACAAATTTTGTATTatcttattttttgatttttattactatagttattttctttgctttggttatcttattgctttgttatttgttattgttattgttcttGTCTTTTTTATTTCCGGCCTAGCTTCTTCAATATTATTTTTCAATATGGCTTCTTTTTCAATCCTACTTAAAAATGCTTTCCTTGCCTCTTTACCTTCACAAGATATGAGTAAGATTCGCGTACATACTATCCTCCCAAGATTttacttgtgagattatactggaattgttgttgttgcttagaaatgcttttcttgagccgatgatcaatcgaaaacaacctctctaacTTCACAAGGTAGGAGCAAAGGTGGACCTATATGTTAAAGTGAGGGGTCATCGGACCCAGAGGCGGACCCAGAATTTGAACGTCGCGGGGGCACCATTATCTTTAACgtaaatatgaaaataatattaATTGCAATAAAGTTTGGCGTGCAACTCTTTGAAAACTTAGTGATTACGAGTTCGTGGCCGAAAGAATATTTAAAAACATAAAAAGCTTAAACAAAATCATGACTAATAAAAGTCTGTAAGCAGTCCAAAAAGCCTCAATCGAAGTCCTAGAGTCAACTAATACTTGCTACTTTGCCAAAGTAAACGTCGAAGGGGGAAGGTTTTCAttgtctttattttttctaaatgaaataataataaaaattgattAGAGATAAAGATTATTGACTAATGAAACTAGTTAACGAAATATTTTATCCCCCTTTCTTACTGTCTTTAATCATTATTTTTGTGTCTCTTTATTAACTTTTCAAAGTCTAGAAAATGTATCTCCAATAGAGTTTTTGAGTATTTTGTGTAAAAGATACAAAGAACTAATCGTGAAGAGAAGTTGAGTTTTGGTACTTAGATGGagagattttaaaagaaaaaaattaaactaaGTGACTTCTATGTACTAttaaaaagggaaagaagaaagaagtggtgATTGGTGAAGTAATGATGGTGTTGGGAATTGATCGTGGGTCTAGCAGTGAGGGAATGAAACTAAACAGCCTGCAGAACCAGTGCAACCAAGGGACATTTTGATCTTTTAGGGGCACAATTAAATTATTATAGGGGTCCTCGATGTATATACAGTAATATATACATGCTTTTTCCAGAGCCTATAGGGTGCTAGTGACCCCTCACCTCTCCACGTGGGTCCGCCCATGATCGGACCACTAAGTTTCGGTAAAAAtcttgtatatgtatatgtatatacttTGAAAGTAGTTAATTTAAAGCACTTGACACCTAAAACACTAATAACCTTTACTGGTTGAGCAGAATATTGTGCACTCATCACGTAAAAATTATAAGTTCGCGTCTGGATAAGAGTAAGGTCTACGCACAAACTTCACTCCCTAAGCTGCATTTGTAAGGATATACCGGGTATATCATTGTTGTTACTAACATAGGATAAATTTTCAAACTCCCACTTTAATAAAAACGAACAAGTTACAATAAGTTACAACTTACAACAATCCACGCAAAAGTACAAAGGGATGAAGATAACTATAGTTGAGCGATAGCCTAATTGGAGAAATACCCCAATGGCTCTATGGTCCAAGACTATGattaaatatagtaaaataagaaCATGGAGTGAAAGCAAAGAGACAATTTAAAATGGGACCCAAGAAAGTTTGATTGTGCTATAAATAGAAGGGGTCTATAGGAGTTAATAGGAGGAGGCTATCTCATCAACCATTATCAACATTGTCCTCTCTCGCTATCCTATGAATCTACAACCTTACCCTTATTCCCTATCAACAATTTCTCTCCCaaattttttgcaattttaaacTATAAAGAAATCCTCAAGTTCTTCTAGCTCCTACTATACCTATAAAGTAAGTAGTAGTACCCTTTATCTATTATCTTTATCTCTTTCCAATTGTGTAATTCCTTATCCTTCTATTTGGTTCACAATCATCTTATTATTTATAATAGTCTTTGGAAAATATGGTTTTTTATGCAGTTCTTGATGGGGTTCACATAATATGTGAGTCTTGATCTGTTATTAGATCTCAAATTTGAGGAATTAAATTGTATTTCCTGCTTCTGTATTTTAAGCTGattatgtttttatttgatttgagttttttaaatatttttaatgctTCTTGATGATGGATAATTTGCCACTTGAAAGGGCTGATTTTACCTTGGATCTCCACATTTTATTCAATATAAAAAATTTCTGTTTTTTGGTTCTGCTTTTCATTTGTCTATTAACATTTGGTATCAGGATAGCAAAAAAGATCCAATTTTTATCAGAAGTTTCTTTAGTTCTTGGATCCATGTTCATGAAAATctggttttgtttttcaaatgatacaaaattGAACTGATACAAAAAGTTTAAGGACTTTCCGATTGATGGGGTTTCCTCATCTTGTTTAGATGTGCATAAAGCTCCAATTTTGAATCCCTAATTGTGTTTCTGCTTTCCATATTTTCTCACCTACTCAATCACTATGGTTTACTCACCTCTAGTTATTACTTTGATGCATATGTTAATTAATATTTAGGCTGATAACTATAATCTGCTTCTCTAGAAGGAATATGTTCCATTTATAATTGGCTTACTTCTGTGGCCTCCTTTTAACTTTTCCTCAAAAGTGACTGATTGATATATGTTGCTGCTTGTTTTTTTTGCAGATCCAGTGCACTGAGCAATTTCAGAAGTTTTTTGCTTGAAGAAAAATACTTGATTTCAGCCTAGGTAAAATCTTATTTCAGAAGTTCTGGTCTTTCCTATGATTGCTGTTCTGGATGCTCTTTCTTTATGGAATAATCATCTTCTAGACTAGAAGAAGTAAAGGGGCCAAGAATAGAAAATGTTTACCTTAATATTGCATAACTTGAAGCAACTATTAGTCTAGTACAATACTactacaacaaccacaacaacccagtggaatcccataagtgaggtctggggagggtagtgtgtacacacgCTTTACCCCTACCGTGGGGAGGTAGAGAGGTTGCTTCCGGtaaaccctcggctcaagaaagtaTTAGTCTAGTACAATCTACTTGGAATATCTAGACAGAATATGGATTTATTTTACTTAGCTGGAAGATGGATTTTTTTCCGGTGCTTAAtctgagggtctatcggaaatagcctctccaCCTTcgcaaggtaggggtaaggctgcgtacaaacTACGCTCCCTAGACTCCACCTTTGGGGTTTCATTGAGTTTTTTGTTGTTAGTTGTTTGGAAGATGAATTTTGACTAACTCTTTTGCTAAAAGAATATGAAACTAGTTTTGTTGGCGGTGGTTttttcaaaataactttgatacTATTTTTTCCATAGGGAAAACTACACAGTATAGCCGCTCCCAAAATAATAGTGGCGAAATGTATAATACACATTAATATACATGTTTTTGTATATTTGGCTAGCGGATGCAACTATTTTTGCTGACCAGCCAAATGTGTAACTTGCCCTTTTTCATTGGctaatttttccttttctaatggTTGCTGTTTTATTTCAATGACTAGATTCCGATCCACTATGGGCCTTTCACAGTATCCAACTCCAGCAGATGCAGGAGTGCTCTGTGTGATTCTAATGAACACAGCCATTTCCATCGCCGTTCTCAAGGAGATAGTCCGATCAATCCTTCACGTGATTGGCATCCGCATAGCAGCATGGGACGAATATTCTATCGAAGGAGGACCCTTGGACCCATTTGAATGTCGTGGAAGCCCATCAGAGTCATATATGGAGGAATTCAGAAGTCATACCCCTGCAATTCGTTATGACTCGATCTGTATCTCTAACCACGCTGAGAAAGAGTGCTCGGTCTGCCTAACGGATTTTGAGCCTGATGCAGAGATAAACCATCTCTCTTGTGGCCATGTTTTCCATAAGCAATGTCTAGAGAAATGGCTCAAGTATTGGAATGTAACTTGTCCACTTTGCAGGAATTACATGATGCCTCAAGAAGGCGAAGAAGATACTTGTCCTATGTGAGCTACAAGTTTTATGAGGCTTATAACACTATATACATCTGAGGATAGATGGTGTAGTGTGTACATCTTAGTAGTGTGTACAGGCTGAGTACAACATGCATGGTTGATCTTTGACATTGGGTAGTTCTATAGGTTTTCATATTTGTAATGCTTTTGGCGTCCTCTCGGAGTGACGGGTCTCTTTGCTGTGACCAAAAAAATTCATACATTCTTGTACATATTATATGAAGGAGGTTCTTGTTGTGATGTTTTTCCATCTTCTTGCTTAGCTTCTTTCAATCAGTGAACTCTTTCTGCTTGCTTAATCCGGTGTTTCGTGAGAGGTTATTTCAAAGTCTGGGAAGTTGCTAGATTAAAGTAAAAGGAGTCCCAGCAAACgctaggtgatttcttctcatctgtccaagccttggtggacagAGTTACCGGTATCTGTGCTGGTGGGATCTGTACCAGAATCTTGTGGAATTAGCCGAGTTACCTATATCTGTGTTGGTGGGAAGTAGCTGGAATCCTGTGGAATTAGCCGAGGTGTGTGAAGCTCCACGGTTGTCggaaaaaaagaaagtaaaaggaGGATAGAGAGAGATTCACTTATTTTTGAAGATTCACTTTCTAATGCAGACACCATTGTAGGCTGCTGCTTAATTTCCTTATATCTGATTGCAGAAACTGAAAGAGTCTTATGCTTTCCTCATTTTCTTGTTTGGTTTTCTTTTGGTTGAGTGGAGGAGGTTAGGCATAACATGTGCAATGATTGAACTCATAATCAAGCAATAAACAAACAAATGGACAACCAAGCATTCTTCATGATTTTACAACTATAGGAATCAGATTAGAAAGTCCATATTaagtggaaagttgaaaaagagaAGCAATCCACAGAAAATTGAGTCCTTATTACAGCTTTATTACAGATGAAATGCTAcattatttgagtcattttccagcAGCTAGTTCAGAGAGTTTTGAGCCAACAGAGATGCTATTTCGAGTCAAGCTAGAGGTCCTGTGATATCTGCACCTGAAAGAACCAGCATGTGTAGTTGGTGAGCATAAGCAGTTGTACTTCGCGCTCTTTGGTTGGCCTGAAGGTGAAGAAGGCACTGAAGATGGCTGGTTCTTTATGCCTACTAGTATGCTTGGCACAATCAACTTCTTCTTAGGTTGCTCAATCTCTATTGAATGTTGACTCACACTTGATTGTTCAGCCATTTTTTTGTGGACTCTGCAAAAGAAAGCCATCTCTTGAACAAGAAACTTTTGGATGGAGTTTTTGTGTATGGTTAACAAAGTCGTAAGATCATGTATGAGAAGGTCAAGAAAGTTGGTGATCTGATGACGACAAGGGGCAGGGGAAGGTCAAGAAAGTTAGTGACCTGATGACGACGAGGGGAGGGGGGAAAGGCCGCATGAGCGGAGCTATCGCCAGAAAATTACACTAGTATATACATGTAGCAGATGTAATAGATGTTGAATCCCTTTATCGTCTTTGTGTTTCTACTTCTTCATATTTTGAATTCCcttaattagtgaaaatcatggctTTCTTTTCGATTTCTTTTTAATATCCCTTTTTCTCTATCCATTTTGTTAAATTTTGTTATCTTTGGTTCTGGTCCTTTTGGAACGGAAAATGAGGTGTGGATAATATTTTCAGGAGTACTTTCAAATTAATCCAAAAAAGCACAGGAAAGAAGGGAATctcccttttttttccttcttaaatCCTGAATTTGATAAAAGCATGTTATCATGTAACATGAGAATAAATTAGTATTCAATCTCCACCTAATAAAGATTCAAAATGAACAGTGTCaagaccaaaaaaaaaacattcataaaagagaaaatagaaagaagaaattaaagaagcaGCAAATATAAATTAGaacaataaaaggaaagaaaaagaaccACAAAAAGAGAAACCTAGCAATAAATACCTGGAAAATGCAAGATTGGAGAATTGTTAAAAAGTGAAAAGATTTCCAATGAATTAAGAAATATTAGAGCAGAAAGAAAGTAGGAGAAGAAGGAGAGAAAGAAGAATTCTCATTTAAGAGAATTCCTCCCCAAACAAAAAACAAATTCCTCTCCAGGAATGAATTATTCTTAGTTTCTGTTCTGATGTTTTATGCTTGCCTCTTCCTGAGGTTGTCCTCATTTCTGCTTTGAACACcactatttttttccttttatttttaattattgtaTGAAAATATGATATTTATCTTAAATTTAATATTCTCGTGTTATACACGTATTTACCATTTAATGTAACAATCTTTTAATTTCATTGCAAATTTGTC
Proteins encoded in this window:
- the LOC107787996 gene encoding putative E3 ubiquitin-protein ligase XERICO, which gives rise to MGLSQYPTPADAGVLCVILMNTAISIAVLKEIVRSILHVIGIRIAAWDEYSIEGGPLDPFECRGSPSESYMEEFRSHTPAIRYDSICISNHAEKECSVCLTDFEPDAEINHLSCGHVFHKQCLEKWLKYWNVTCPLCRNYMMPQEGEEDTCPM